In Manis pentadactyla isolate mManPen7 chromosome 3, mManPen7.hap1, whole genome shotgun sequence, a single window of DNA contains:
- the LOC118915907 gene encoding interleukin-2 receptor subunit alpha-like isoform X1 produces MQSQMQSMDQVNLPGHCGEPPPWEHEASERIYHFRVGQAVHYQCAQGFRAQQRGPAESIYKLLCGETRWTWPQLKCINESGSQFPGEGEPQASTDAPPGCDTSCPLKTTGPTGATGTTDFQKHAEVATTIETFIFAVKYQLAGLTHGSLTEAWPLSFLKSMPVSSSPRDSQSLEEPSIPRQALPGRELHSEMGKQKLQCPPLPRNPCSWRDFLSLLWNLTRTGLAELLLC; encoded by the exons atgcaaagccaAATGCAGTCCATGGACCAAGTCAACCTTCCAG GCCACTGTGGGGAGCCCCCACCATGGGAACATGAAGCTTCGGAAAGAATTTACCATTTCAGGGTGGGGCAGGCAGTTCACTACCAGTGCGCCCAGGGATTCAGGGCCCAGCAGAGAGGTCCTGCTGAGAGCATCTACAAACTGCTCTGTGGGGAGACGAGGTGGACGTGGCCACAGCTCAAGTGCATAAATGAAAGTGGGAGTCAGTTCCCAG GTGAGGGTGAGCCTCAAGCAAGTACTGATGCTCCTCCTGGGTGTGACACTTCCTGTCCCTTAAAAACGACAGGCCCCACAGGCGCTACAGGTACTACAG ATTTTCAAAAACATGCAGAAGTGGCTACCACCATAGAGACGTTCATATTTGCAGTCAAGTACCAGTTAGCAG GCCTCACTCATGGCTCCTTAACTGAGGCCTGGCCTCTGAGCTTTCTGAAGAGCATGCCTGTCAGTTCatcccccagagacagccagtccCTTGAGGAACCCTCCATACCTCGCCAGGCCCTTCCAGGGAGAGAGCTACATTCTGAGATGGGAAAGCAGAAACTGCAGTGCCCACCTCTTCCCAGAAATCCTTGCTCCTGGAGGGACTTTCTCAGCCTGCTCTGGAACCTCACCAGGACAGGCCTTGCTGAGCTGCTTCTCTGTTGA
- the LOC118915907 gene encoding interleukin-2 receptor subunit alpha-like isoform X2 has translation MQSQMQSMDQVNLPGHCGEPPPWEHEASERIYHFRVGQAVHYQCAQGFRAQQRGPAESIYKLLCGETRWTWPQLKCINESGSQFPGEGEPQASTDAPPGCDTSCPLKTTGPTGATGTTDFQKHAEVATTIETFIFAVKYQLAVAGCVLLLISVLLLSGLTRQQRWRKSRRTI, from the exons atgcaaagccaAATGCAGTCCATGGACCAAGTCAACCTTCCAG GCCACTGTGGGGAGCCCCCACCATGGGAACATGAAGCTTCGGAAAGAATTTACCATTTCAGGGTGGGGCAGGCAGTTCACTACCAGTGCGCCCAGGGATTCAGGGCCCAGCAGAGAGGTCCTGCTGAGAGCATCTACAAACTGCTCTGTGGGGAGACGAGGTGGACGTGGCCACAGCTCAAGTGCATAAATGAAAGTGGGAGTCAGTTCCCAG GTGAGGGTGAGCCTCAAGCAAGTACTGATGCTCCTCCTGGGTGTGACACTTCCTGTCCCTTAAAAACGACAGGCCCCACAGGCGCTACAGGTACTACAG ATTTTCAAAAACATGCAGAAGTGGCTACCACCATAGAGACGTTCATATTTGCAGTCAAGTACCAGTTAGCAG TGGCTGGCTGCGTCCTCCTGCTGATCAGTGTCCTCCTTCTAAGTGGACTCACCCGGCAGCAGAGATG
- the LOC118915907 gene encoding uncharacterized protein LOC118915907 isoform X3, whose translation MQSQMQSMDQVNLPGEGEPQASTDAPPGCDTSCPLKTTGPTGATGTTDFQKHAEVATTIETFIFAVKYQLAGLTHGSLTEAWPLSFLKSMPVSSSPRDSQSLEEPSIPRQALPGRELHSEMGKQKLQCPPLPRNPCSWRDFLSLLWNLTRTGLAELLLC comes from the exons atgcaaagccaAATGCAGTCCATGGACCAAGTCAACCTTCCAG GTGAGGGTGAGCCTCAAGCAAGTACTGATGCTCCTCCTGGGTGTGACACTTCCTGTCCCTTAAAAACGACAGGCCCCACAGGCGCTACAGGTACTACAG ATTTTCAAAAACATGCAGAAGTGGCTACCACCATAGAGACGTTCATATTTGCAGTCAAGTACCAGTTAGCAG GCCTCACTCATGGCTCCTTAACTGAGGCCTGGCCTCTGAGCTTTCTGAAGAGCATGCCTGTCAGTTCatcccccagagacagccagtccCTTGAGGAACCCTCCATACCTCGCCAGGCCCTTCCAGGGAGAGAGCTACATTCTGAGATGGGAAAGCAGAAACTGCAGTGCCCACCTCTTCCCAGAAATCCTTGCTCCTGGAGGGACTTTCTCAGCCTGCTCTGGAACCTCACCAGGACAGGCCTTGCTGAGCTGCTTCTCTGTTGA